Proteins from a single region of Amycolatopsis sp. CA-230715:
- the efeU gene encoding iron uptake transporter permease EfeU, with amino-acid sequence MLLSSALIGLREGLEAALVVSILVAFLVKTERRHALRWVWPGIGAAVVLSVAVGAILTYTTAQLSFEHQELLGGGLSIIAVAFVTVMIFWMRKASRTIAAELRGKMDEAITVGPLAVLLLSFLAVGREGLETAVFFYSTVQTAQQGTTEPLIGFAAGILVAVALAYLLYRGAVRFDLGKFFKITGVLLVFVAAGVLGYGLHDLQEAAFLPGLTTLAFDASNTIPETSWYGVLLKGIFNYSQQTTVLQAVAWVAYVAIVLPLFLRPTRKPAPAPAVASTKE; translated from the coding sequence GTGCTCTTGTCGAGCGCGCTCATCGGCCTGCGTGAAGGCCTGGAAGCGGCCCTCGTGGTCAGCATCCTGGTCGCTTTCCTGGTCAAGACCGAACGCAGGCACGCGTTGCGGTGGGTGTGGCCAGGGATCGGGGCCGCGGTGGTGCTGTCGGTCGCGGTCGGCGCGATCCTCACCTACACCACCGCGCAGCTCAGCTTCGAACACCAGGAACTGCTCGGCGGCGGGCTGTCGATCATCGCGGTCGCCTTCGTCACGGTGATGATCTTCTGGATGCGCAAGGCGTCCAGGACGATCGCCGCGGAACTGCGCGGCAAGATGGACGAGGCGATCACCGTCGGCCCGCTCGCGGTGCTGTTGCTGTCTTTCCTCGCCGTCGGCCGCGAGGGCCTCGAAACCGCGGTGTTCTTCTATTCGACCGTCCAGACCGCGCAGCAGGGCACCACCGAGCCGCTGATCGGGTTCGCGGCAGGCATTCTCGTCGCGGTCGCGCTGGCGTACCTGCTCTACCGCGGCGCGGTCCGGTTCGACCTCGGCAAGTTCTTCAAGATCACCGGCGTGCTGCTGGTGTTCGTCGCCGCGGGCGTGCTCGGCTACGGCCTGCACGATCTGCAGGAGGCCGCGTTCCTGCCCGGCCTGACCACGCTCGCCTTCGACGCGTCGAACACGATCCCGGAGACGAGCTGGTACGGCGTGCTGCTCAAGGGGATCTTCAACTATTCGCAGCAGACGACGGTGCTGCAGGCGGTCGCCTGGGTCGCCTACGTGGCGATCGTGCTGCCGCTTTTCTTGCGTCCCACCAGGAAACCCGCCCCGGCGCCCGCCGTGGCGAGCACGAAGGAGTAA